From Streptomyces sp. NBC_01551:
GCGGACCCGGCCGAGGTGAAGTCCCGGATCGGGGTGCTGCCGGAGGGGCTGCGGCTGTTCGAGCGGCTGTCGGGCCGCGAACTCCTCGGGTACATGGGCCGGCTGCGGGGGCTGCCGGGCGAGGAGACGGACAAGCGGGCCACGCAGCTGCTGGACGTTCTGGACCTCGCGGGCGCGCAGCACAAGCTGGTCGTGGACTACTCGACGGGCATGCGCAAGAAGATCGGCCTGGCGGCCGCGCTGCTGCACAACCCGCAAGTGCTTTTCCTAGACGAGCCGTTCGAGGGCGTGGACCCGGTGTCGGCGCAGACCATCCGCGGGGTGCTGGAGCGCTACACCTCCTCCGGTGCCACGGTCGTCTTCTCCTCCCACGTGATGGAGCTCGTCGAGTCGCTGTGCGACTGGGTGGCCGTGATGGCCGCCGGCCGGATCCGCGCGGCGGGCCCGCTGGCCGCCGTACGGGGGGACGCGCCCTCTCTGCAGGCCGCGTTCCTGGAGCTGGTCGGCGCGCAGGGCCGGGACTCGGGCGACTCCCTGGAGTGGCTCGGCGGCGGGGCGGCCGCGCGATGAGCACCCTCGCACCCGGGCAGGCACGGGGCGCCTCGCTGACCCCGGTCTTCGTCCGCCTCAAGCTGTCGCTGATCAAGAACGGGCTGAAGGGCTCCTCGAAGCGCAAGGCCGCCTACGTCTCCAGCCTCGTCTTCGCGCTGGTGGTCGGCTTCTTCGTCACGCTGGGCCTGGCGATGCTGCACGGGAACGCCCATGCCGGGACGGTCGTCGTCCTGCTGGCGGCGCTCCTCGCGCTGGGCTGGGCCTTCGTGCCCCTGTTCTTCCCGTCGGGGGACGAGACCCTCGACCCGAGCCGGCTCGTCATGCTGCCGCTGCGGCCGCGGCCGCTGGTGCGGGCCCTGTTCGCGTCCTCACTGGTCGGCATCGGCCCGCTGTTCACGCTCTGCCTGGCGGCCGGGTCGGCCATCGCGGTGGCCCGGGGTCCGGTCGGCGCGCTGGCCGCGGTGCTTGCCGCGCCGCTGCTGCTGCTGGGCTGCGTGGCGCTCGCCCGCGCGGTGGCCACGGCGAACATCCGGCTGCTGACCAGCCGCAAGGGGCGCGACCTGGCGGTGCTCAGCGGCCTGCTGATCGCGGTGGGCGGGCAGGCCGTCAACTTCGGCAGCCAGCGCCTGTTCCAGAACGGCGGCCTGGCGCAGCTGGAGCCCGCCGAGGCGGTGGTGCGCTGGCTGCCGCCCGCGACCGCCGTCGGCATGGTGGACTCGGCGAGCGAGGGCTCGTACGGGGTGGCCGCGGCCCAGCTGGTCCTGACGCTGGCGGCACTGGCGGCGCTGCTGTGGTCCTGGGAGCGCAGCCTGACCAAACTGATGGTCACCCCTGACGGCTCGACGATCGCGGCCTCGGGGCCGGGCACGTCGAAGAAGGCGGCGCGGGAGGGCGGCGCCGGGGGCTTCTGGTCGCTGATGCCGGGCGGCCGCACGGGCGCGGCCATGCAGCGCACGCTGCGCTACGCGGTGCGGGATCCGAAGACCAAGTCGGCGTGGGTGACAGCGCTGGCGATCGGGATGATCGTCCCCGTCGCCAACGCCGTCCAGGGCACCGGCTCGATGTACCTGGCCTGTTTCGGCGCGGGCATGCTCGGCGTCCAGATGTACAACCAGTTCGGGCAGGACACCTCGGCGTTCTGGATGGTCGCGCAGACCGTGTCGACCCCGCGCGACGCGTTCGTCGAACTCCGCGCCCGGGCCTACGCCCTGGCTCTGGTCACCGTCCCGTACACGCTGCTGGTCACGGTGGTCACGGCCGCGCTCGTCGGCGACTGGCGGGACTTCCCGGCGGCGACGGGGCTGGCGCTGGCGCTGCTGGGCTCGATGCTGTGCACGGGCGCGCTGGCCTCAGCCCGCTTCCCGTACTCCATCCCGTCCGAGGGCGCCTTCAAGAACGTCGCGCCGGGTCAGGCCGGGCTCGCCTGGATCGGCATCTTCGGCGGCATGTTCGCGTCGGCGCTGATCTGTTCGCCGGTGATCGCGCTGACGGTCTACGCGGACGGGCCGGGCCGGGAGTCCCTCGGCCTGCTGATGCTCCCGCTGGGTGCCGCCTGGGGCGCCCTGGCCACCTGGACGGGCCTGCGCCTGGCGGCCCCGACGGTGGCGCGCAAGCTGCCGGAGATCCTCCTGGCGGTCAGCAAGGGCTGAGCGGGCCGCGTCCCGTCGCGGGCGCGGAGGCGGGTGAGGGGCGGCTGTCCGGCGGTGACCGGACACCCGCCCTTTCCGTTTCCCTCCACCTGAACGGGCCTCTCGTGATCCGGTCCGGGGACCGCCGACGGGCCCGGTCGGCGAACTCGCGGGCCTGGCACACTCGTCGGCCCGGCTCCCGCGGTCGGGCGGGACGGCAGGCCGAGCGGTATTCACCGGCCGTGTCTTCACCACGATGTGAGAACGTGGGTGAGTTGATCAGTCGTGAAGGAGAGCCGAGATGAGCGGCCAGATGACCCTTGCCGACGCGTACGACGCCGTCTACTCGGCGGCGTCGCGGATGATGTGGGTACAAGAGAACCGCCTGTGGCGCCAGGACAGCCTGGGCGGGGGCTGGCCGGAGGAGCGTCGGCAGGCCTGGCGGGAGTTGGAGGCGTCGCTGAGCGTCTCCGAGCAGGGACTGGAGCCTCAGGAGGGTGAACCGTCCGATCCCACGCGGCATTTGATCTCCCGCCGGGCCGCGGGGCCGGTCGACCGGCCGGTCACGTTCCCGGAGGCGGTCGCGGAGTGGCAGGCCCGGATGGCCGGGGATCCCGGTCCGTACGAGCCGCGGATGGAACCGTACCCGGACGACTACCTGGTGCCGGGGCGGGCGGTGGTCGTCCCTGAGAACCACATGCTGGCCCTGACCGGCCCCTTCCAGGACCTGGCCCACCGGCTGGCCCCGGGGCGGCCCCCGGTGACGATCACCGGGGACACGGCGGAGCTCAGCCGGCTGGTGCATGAGGCCGCCGACGGGCTGCGGGAGGCGCTGGGGGCCCGCGTGCCGACTCCGCACCCCACGGGTGCGGTCAGCGTGGCGCGCGTGTCCCACCGGCCGTCCGATGTGGACGACTTGCAGGCGCGGTACGACGCCCTGGCCCGGGCGGCCTGGCGCGCGTCGGAGAACGTGCCCACCTTGCAGGACATCCGGGAGTCCGGGGACTTCTCGTTCCACCCTGCCGCGTCGAAGGCCGCTCGAGACCTTCAGGACCTTCTGGCCGGGCAGTCGGGTGTGTTCTGGCAGGAGGAACACGATCTGATCGACCCACGCGTGCACACGGTCTCGGGAGTGGACTGGCCCGAGGGCCAGCCGGTCGCCACGTTGATCGCAGCCGAGGCCGAGAGCTTCGGGCGGAGCGTCGCGGCGGGGCTGAGGCCGAGTGCCCCGCGGCCCGGCCAGCGCCGTTTCTACCGCGAGAAGGGAGAGGTGGAGAACGTCGCAATCTCTGCCGTACGGGCGGGAATCCTGGCGGAGATCCTGGACGAGTACGCCGCGAGGATCCACCCGGGAGCGGTGTCCGGCACCATGCACTTCTCCGCTTACGACCTGACGGAGTTCCTCACATCAGGAATCGGCCGCGAGCTGCGGGAAACCGTCGGCTTCTGACACGGGACACATGATGGCTGAGGAATACGGGGGATCGGTGTCGGAGCCGAGGTACAACATTCTCGTCGTGTCGGACAACAGCGGCAGGGGCGAGGGGGGTGTGGAGGTCTTCAACCAGGAACTGGCCGAGGCTCTCGCCCGTCACCACAACGTCACGCTGTTCACGGCCAACCCCGAGATGCCCCAGCACGAGGGCATTCAGAAGGTGGTGACGACACAGCCACCCATGCTCGATCTCGGGCCGGGGGTGGAAGGCGAGCCGGAGCAAATGGAGCGGCGGGACTGGATCAAGTACCTCGCCGGCCAGGAACCGAGGCAGTACGGGCTCGAGGATCCGGCGAGCAAGCCGTACGACATCATCGTCGCGCACTCGCGCTTCTCGGGACCGGCCGCCGTCGAGCTGCGCGAGAACTGGTACCGGGACGCGCGCGTGGTGCACTTCCTGCACACGAGCCCCGAACGGCTCCCCTATGTGAAGGGGTTCACGCCCGAGAAGGCCGAATACAAGGCCGTCAGGGACTCGTCGATCGAACGTGCCGCGATGGGGCGTGCGGACGTCGTGGCCGGAGTCGGTCCTCTCCTGTCGGAAGTGAGCAGGGAGCTCTCCGCGCAGGGCGTGAACGTTCCGCACTCCCACGAGGTCATGCCGGGCACCAGGGTTCAGGATCCGGTGGTGCACGACCCCGCGCCGGAGAGGCTGAACCTCCTGGTCATGGGGCGGGTCGACGACCCCCTCAAGGGCGTGGCGGACGCCGCAAAGGCAGTGAAGCTGCTGAACGAGGCCGGCACCCCTGTCCATCTCACCGTCCGCGGCATCCCCACGGACCGGATGCAGGCCGAACTGGCCAATCTCGGCAGGCTCACCGGTGGCAACGTCACGGTCAAGCCCCGTACGAGCAGCATGGACGAGATCAATGAGGACATCCGGGGCTCGCACGCGGTGATCATGCCCTCGAAGCACGAGGGTTTCGGGATGGTCGCGCCCGAAGGGCTGGCGCACGGTGTTCCCGTACTGGTCAACGAGGAGAGCGGCGCCGCCCGGTTCCTCCAGGATCCGGATCGTGTGCCGCCGGAGATCGGCGGACCGTGCGTGGTGGCCGAGCCCACCGACGGCACCAGCCGTGCCGAGGCCTGGGCCAAGGCGATCGGTGGGCTGTACCAGGACCTCCCGCAGCGCCAGGCCGGCGCGCTGCACCTGCGGGAGACGCTGCAGGAGTACACGTGGGACCACGCTGCGGAAGCCACGGTCGAGGCGGCGATGAGCCAGCCGCCGCTGACCCGGCGGGACCCGCGGTCACTGCTCACCGCGCAGGAACGGGACGCGGCCCGCACGGTCCAGGGGCCGAACGGGCAGTTGCTCAGGCCCGAGGCGCCGGAGCAGGCGCCACAGACGCCGGAACGGGCCGGGCCCGAGATCAGCGCGCAGCGGGACGGACCGGAACAAGCACCACAGGCGCCTCAGGCACCACAGACGCCCCAGCAGGCCGGGCCCGAGACCGCTGCGCAGCCGGAGGCGCCGGCGCAGGACAGTCCTGCGCCCGAACCACCGGTGCCGGCATGGCAGGCGGGCTTCATCCGCAACCGGTCCAAGGCCGCTAGCCCCCGCGCCGCCACTCCCCCGGAGAGCTCGG
This genomic window contains:
- a CDS encoding ABC transporter ATP-binding protein → MPDQGDAAGWTDGAVEADGARPAPSAAPAVRVEGLWKRFGEQVAVSGIDLELPAGQFIGLVGPNGAGKTTTLSMVTGLLRPDMGRVFVAGHDVWADPAEVKSRIGVLPEGLRLFERLSGRELLGYMGRLRGLPGEETDKRATQLLDVLDLAGAQHKLVVDYSTGMRKKIGLAAALLHNPQVLFLDEPFEGVDPVSAQTIRGVLERYTSSGATVVFSSHVMELVESLCDWVAVMAAGRIRAAGPLAAVRGDAPSLQAAFLELVGAQGRDSGDSLEWLGGGAAAR
- a CDS encoding transporter; this translates as MSTLAPGQARGASLTPVFVRLKLSLIKNGLKGSSKRKAAYVSSLVFALVVGFFVTLGLAMLHGNAHAGTVVVLLAALLALGWAFVPLFFPSGDETLDPSRLVMLPLRPRPLVRALFASSLVGIGPLFTLCLAAGSAIAVARGPVGALAAVLAAPLLLLGCVALARAVATANIRLLTSRKGRDLAVLSGLLIAVGGQAVNFGSQRLFQNGGLAQLEPAEAVVRWLPPATAVGMVDSASEGSYGVAAAQLVLTLAALAALLWSWERSLTKLMVTPDGSTIAASGPGTSKKAAREGGAGGFWSLMPGGRTGAAMQRTLRYAVRDPKTKSAWVTALAIGMIVPVANAVQGTGSMYLACFGAGMLGVQMYNQFGQDTSAFWMVAQTVSTPRDAFVELRARAYALALVTVPYTLLVTVVTAALVGDWRDFPAATGLALALLGSMLCTGALASARFPYSIPSEGAFKNVAPGQAGLAWIGIFGGMFASALICSPVIALTVYADGPGRESLGLLMLPLGAAWGALATWTGLRLAAPTVARKLPEILLAVSKG
- a CDS encoding glycosyltransferase family 4 protein, whose amino-acid sequence is MSDNSGRGEGGVEVFNQELAEALARHHNVTLFTANPEMPQHEGIQKVVTTQPPMLDLGPGVEGEPEQMERRDWIKYLAGQEPRQYGLEDPASKPYDIIVAHSRFSGPAAVELRENWYRDARVVHFLHTSPERLPYVKGFTPEKAEYKAVRDSSIERAAMGRADVVAGVGPLLSEVSRELSAQGVNVPHSHEVMPGTRVQDPVVHDPAPERLNLLVMGRVDDPLKGVADAAKAVKLLNEAGTPVHLTVRGIPTDRMQAELANLGRLTGGNVTVKPRTSSMDEINEDIRGSHAVIMPSKHEGFGMVAPEGLAHGVPVLVNEESGAARFLQDPDRVPPEIGGPCVVAEPTDGTSRAEAWAKAIGGLYQDLPQRQAGALHLRETLQEYTWDHAAEATVEAAMSQPPLTRRDPRSLLTAQERDAARTVQGPNGQLLRPEAPEQAPQTPERAGPEISAQRDGPEQAPQAPQAPQTPQQAGPETAAQPEAPAQDSPAPEPPVPAWQAGFIRNRSKAASPRAATPPESSAPTWQAGFTRKQRGTASPGRGAGEGGTGRGTGHQPPPPELPGPSGGVEL